A DNA window from Ranitomeya imitator isolate aRanImi1 chromosome 2, aRanImi1.pri, whole genome shotgun sequence contains the following coding sequences:
- the LOC138664121 gene encoding oocyte zinc finger protein XlCOF7.1-like, translating to MAQVEEKTFSLSKGGKRFAEKSYLATDQRHHTREKPFTCSECGKCFSQKTNFVTHQTIHTGEKPFLCLECGKCFTAKSRLVTHQRTHTGEKPFSCLECGKCFTAKSLLVTHQRTHTGEKPFSCLECGIWFNYNSSLVRHQRTHTREKQFSCSECGKCFNRKAHLVVHQRIHTGEKPFSCLECGKCFNCRKNLVQHQKSHTGEKPFSCSECGKCFFWNAHLVAHQRIHTGEKLFSCLECGISCNCNSSLVIHQRTHTGEKPFSCSECGKCFNTKTLLVAHQRTHTGEKPFSCSECGKWYSHKSYLVIHQRIHTGEKPYSCLQCGKSFNCKSNLVAHQRSHTGEMPFSCSECGKCFHRKWGLVAHQTIHTGIKPFSCSECGKCYREKSKFVRHQKIHTREKSFSCSECGKHFNWKESLVRHQKIHTGE from the coding sequence ATGGCTCAAGTAGAGGAGAAAACGTTTTCATTGTCAAAAGGTGGGAAACGTTTTGCAGAGAAATCATATCTTGCTACCGATCAGAGACATCACACAAGGGAAAAGCCatttacatgttcagaatgtgggaaatgttttagtcaaAAAACAAATTTTGTTACACATCAgacaattcacacaggggagaagccatttttatgtttagaatgtgggaaatgttttacagctaaATCAcgacttgttacacatcagagaactcacacaggggagaagcctttttcatgtttagaatgtgggaaatgttttacagctaaATCActacttgttacacatcagagaactcacacaggggaaaagccattttcatgtttagaatgtgggatatGGTTTAATTATAATTCaagtcttgttagacatcagagaactcatacaAGAGAGAAGcaattttcatgttcggaatgtgggaagtgttttaataGGAAAGCACATCTTGTtgtacatcaaagaattcacacaggggagaaacctttttcatgtttggaatgtggaaaatgttttaattgcAGAAAAAATCTTGTTCAGCATCagaaaagtcacacaggggagaagccattttcttgttcagaatgtgggaaatgttttttttggaATGCACATCTTgttgcacatcagagaattcacacaggggagaagctattttcatgtttagaatgtgggatatCGTGTAATTGTAATTCAAgtcttgttatacatcagagaactcatacaggggagaagccattttcatgttcagaatgtgggaagtgttttaatacaaaaacacttcttgttgcacatcagagaactcatacaggggagaagccattttcatgttcagaatgtgggaaatggtatAGCCATAAATCCtatcttgttatacatcagagaattcacactggggagaagccatattcatgtttgcaatgtgggaaaagttttaattGCAAATCGAATCTTGTTGCACATCagcgaagtcacacaggagagatgccattttcatgttcggaatgtgggaaatgttttcataGGAAATGGGGTCTTGTTGCGCATCAAACAATTCACACAGGTataaagccgttttcatgttcagaatgtgggaaatgttatagagAGAAATCCAAGTTTGttagacatcagaaaattcacaccagagaaaagtcattttcatgttcggaatgtgggaaacatTTTAATTGGAAAGAaagtcttgttagacatcagaaaattcacacaggggagtaa